A genomic stretch from Lysobacter soyae includes:
- a CDS encoding serine/threonine protein kinase, protein MSTLFEVLSDLPESLRESALARECADEPEIRAELREMLGLSRSSPNTPDQFGPWKVVDVVGHGGMGAVYRVERNAGDYVQIAALKRIRVGLDTQAARQRFMRERQILARLRHENIASLVDGGLEGDTPWFAMELVDGQRIDHWCDARKVDIRKRVVLFLQVLGAVAEAHRSLIIHRDLKPGNVLVDDKGHVKLLDFGVAKLIEDEAEHTKTHDRVFTPEFASPEQLNNEPVGTASDIYQLGMLLYDLLAGRNAYGVTSGTSLLTQLTALEQNPQRLPRAVEMGGDSVARARGTAIGQLIAQVSGDLNAIVTHAIARNPRDRYPSADAFADDLRAWLDGRPVKVREPTLTYRASRFIKRNRWGVGAAALLVVAIAGGVAATLWQAKQARRAQAIAEVARDAARSNEQITAAVEEAFQQMLTHALMNDGGHGITVRQMIDQSLARLRPDSKDPLDSKLILLLDIAESFIATSHAEEAERIVNQVDPVIDRLNAMQPRLGVKRDGIRARILSDKSDPRALKYFARIRQRIQTLEQPLEEGLFEDYRQIANYEIVVLNKFGLLQQGEARARELFERTRDRYGLDNTRTLEVARTYTYSLMRVNKNDEAMRIRAFSNAYIQKHKMQNTALEMTVQNQLGGLLKYDKARQAEAEAAFKRSLQIASVPRFDPLGTNRVSMRFALADLYQTQGRNADFDAQMKLVETAIPKLYEEQALTWRHWCVRMAKHAWLGGDAEKARAYAQRGLDYDLPVETYDIASLEAGLRLTLARSLAATDAVTARAEVAKALALVKPYPFLHDAAELYGNATEALALAGDRAGAAAMAEKARAGIRADRYLGEWMTQRVNAQIALAQR, encoded by the coding sequence GTGTCGACCTTGTTTGAAGTCCTGAGCGATTTGCCGGAAAGCCTCCGTGAAAGCGCGTTGGCGCGGGAATGCGCTGACGAACCGGAAATCCGCGCCGAGTTGCGTGAAATGCTGGGCTTGTCACGCAGCAGTCCCAACACGCCGGATCAATTCGGTCCTTGGAAAGTCGTCGACGTGGTCGGGCACGGCGGCATGGGTGCGGTCTATCGCGTTGAGCGCAACGCCGGTGACTATGTTCAGATCGCCGCGCTGAAACGCATTCGAGTCGGCTTGGATACCCAGGCCGCGCGCCAACGCTTCATGCGTGAGCGGCAAATTCTGGCCCGATTGCGCCATGAAAATATTGCCAGCCTTGTGGATGGCGGCTTGGAAGGAGACACGCCGTGGTTCGCCATGGAATTGGTCGACGGCCAGCGCATCGATCATTGGTGCGATGCGCGCAAGGTCGATATCCGCAAGCGCGTGGTGTTGTTCTTGCAAGTGCTTGGAGCGGTCGCGGAAGCCCATCGATCCTTGATCATCCACCGTGACTTGAAGCCCGGCAACGTGTTGGTTGATGACAAGGGGCATGTGAAGTTGCTCGACTTCGGTGTGGCGAAGTTGATCGAGGACGAAGCCGAACACACCAAAACACACGATCGTGTCTTCACGCCGGAATTCGCTTCCCCCGAACAGTTGAACAATGAGCCGGTCGGCACGGCGTCGGACATTTATCAGCTCGGCATGCTGTTGTATGACTTGCTCGCCGGACGCAATGCCTACGGCGTGACCTCGGGCACCAGTTTGCTGACCCAACTCACGGCGTTGGAACAAAATCCGCAGCGCTTGCCGCGCGCGGTCGAGATGGGCGGCGATTCGGTGGCGCGCGCACGTGGCACCGCCATCGGCCAACTCATCGCGCAAGTGAGCGGCGATCTCAATGCCATCGTGACCCATGCCATTGCCCGCAATCCGCGTGATCGCTATCCGTCGGCGGATGCGTTTGCGGATGATTTGCGCGCTTGGTTGGATGGCCGTCCGGTCAAGGTGCGCGAGCCCACCTTGACCTATCGTGCGTCACGCTTCATCAAGCGGAATCGCTGGGGTGTCGGTGCCGCGGCGTTGTTGGTGGTGGCGATCGCCGGCGGTGTGGCGGCGACCCTGTGGCAGGCCAAGCAAGCGCGTCGCGCCCAGGCCATCGCCGAAGTCGCGCGTGACGCCGCGCGCAGCAACGAACAAATCACGGCGGCGGTGGAAGAGGCTTTCCAACAAATGCTTACGCATGCGTTGATGAACGATGGCGGGCACGGCATCACGGTGCGCCAGATGATCGACCAGAGCCTGGCGCGCCTGCGACCCGACAGCAAGGATCCTTTGGATTCCAAACTGATCCTGTTGTTGGACATTGCCGAATCTTTCATTGCCACGAGCCACGCCGAAGAGGCGGAGCGCATTGTCAACCAAGTCGATCCGGTGATCGATCGTTTGAACGCCATGCAACCGCGGCTAGGCGTCAAACGCGACGGCATCCGCGCGCGCATTCTGTCTGACAAGTCGGATCCGCGCGCCTTGAAGTATTTCGCGCGCATCCGGCAACGCATCCAAACCTTGGAACAACCTTTGGAAGAAGGTTTGTTCGAAGACTATCGGCAAATCGCCAACTACGAAATCGTGGTGCTGAACAAGTTCGGTCTATTGCAACAGGGGGAGGCACGTGCGCGCGAGTTGTTCGAGCGCACCCGTGACCGCTACGGCTTGGACAACACACGCACGCTGGAAGTCGCACGCACCTACACCTACAGTCTGATGCGGGTGAACAAGAACGACGAGGCGATGCGGATTCGCGCATTCTCCAACGCCTACATCCAAAAACACAAGATGCAGAACACCGCACTTGAAATGACCGTTCAAAACCAATTGGGCGGGTTGTTGAAGTACGACAAAGCACGACAAGCGGAAGCGGAAGCTGCGTTCAAACGCTCGCTGCAGATCGCCAGTGTGCCGCGCTTCGATCCCTTGGGTACCAATCGCGTGAGCATGCGTTTCGCGTTGGCCGATCTTTATCAAACGCAAGGACGAAACGCCGACTTCGATGCGCAGATGAAGCTGGTGGAGACGGCAATCCCCAAGCTTTATGAAGAACAGGCGCTCACTTGGCGGCACTGGTGCGTGCGGATGGCCAAGCATGCTTGGCTGGGCGGCGACGCGGAAAAAGCCCGCGCGTATGCACAGCGCGGACTCGACTATGACCTGCCAGTCGAAACCTACGACATAGCCTCACTCGAAGCCGGTCTTCGCCTGACACTCGCTCGCAGTTTGGCGGCCACTGACGCCGTCACGGCGCGCGCGGAAGTCGCGAAGGCCCTCGCGCTGGTCAAGCCCTATCCCTTCTTGCACGATGCGGCGGAGCTGTACGGCAATGCGACCGAAGCCTTGGCCTTGGCCGGCGATCGAGCGGGAGCGGCAGCCATGGCCGAGAAAGCACGGGCGGGGATCCGTGCCGATCGCTATCTGGGTGAGTGGATGACCCAACGCGTCAACGCACAAATCGCCTTGGCGCAGCGTTGA
- a CDS encoding translocation/assembly module TamB domain-containing protein, with the protein MARKPALPPLPEDATPEQREARIAELRALRRARNVKIARRSGFGTLALILLLGALIWWLLTTLAGRDFLLNRIKWVLPSGTEFTWQSAEGPASGPMTLHGVRVTYLGCPDVEGKPVKYPKCTQPQATTFSAGTIVIDPAIQPLLGRRLRLDAMRVADATLDIPRSTKPFELPRWPESLPSIKPPLSIRADQVVIDGLKVSQAGAPLIDISRVRGGLDAQEDYLKLTDVTVDSDRGRFTAHGEYAPRDNYRTDFTASALMPAPLGATRPAIGMRALGNLNQLNVAVSGNAPAPTRALLTVSGDSANPTWRLSANSQGLDPALLQGLNRTSEQMTFNVSARGTGGKADIDATLQRGDFSLVVQPSKVTLEAQRLSFAPLVVDVLGGRITATGSGDFKGDNKGRVSFAVNARGLRYGEGENRIGASADLGIAGTLDTWSAIGSGVLFRGKQRADVKLDGIGDRKGMRIQALNVVMPQGRMDATGRVDFNPALKWDATATLAGLDPGYFLPDWRGAIRGDVHSTGSRNARGGLDVAVDAKNLGGQLRGRALSGRGNVQLSMPATAKDSLTAKGDVDLRLGGSAVVARGHMAQDLDVDATLSPLTLDDVMPGAKGDIRGRLHLGGARSAPDIDADLTGRGVAFGSYRADAFTAVGRLPWSGRQRGDLRVTGKGIRAGLAFDSLNVHATGAMEDLVLEGDARGPQGTMQFAGSAQKRGTNWQGLLSRLELAPSKGAAWRLQSAARFTQSGSRWQITPSCFASTQGGRLCVNADWPNRGVHAEGQGITSALLMPYIPRRKDGSAWDIHGEFALVADVRPVGNGFRGTARITSPQAGINLDLKNRKTAFNFSNLDVDGSFDGNSWQARMSAGFNGDGKLAANLAAGYDMNAPLSGFVDIDTRDLTLMELLSPDIVDPTGHLSGRIQFGGRLGAPAIGGNARLADFRAELPALGIVLREGNLQLGAQADGNARITGSIKSGDGVLKIDGTLGWRGQDTPLQLNVRGRNILISDTRDLYAVVDPDVLVKFSAGQPLQVTGSVGIPDARIELERLSNGKTRSSDVVVLDPVDPKAAAKTALDMNLLLVLGDNVNLKGFGLTGTLGGQLRVRMNPGVETLAAGTLNVAGRYRAYGQNLKITRGRLVWSNDPVANPLLDVSAERDVGDVTAGIKVTGRANKPQAEVWSNPATSQSDALAYLTLGRPLSGLDTEEERQVSAASAALTAGGSLLASQLGSRIGLDDAGVMHSRALGGSVLGFGKYLSPKVYVSYGVSLLGTGQVLMLRYLIARGFDIEIETSNRESRGSVNWRKEK; encoded by the coding sequence ATGGCAAGAAAACCTGCGCTGCCCCCGCTGCCTGAAGACGCGACACCCGAACAGCGCGAAGCGCGGATCGCCGAGCTCCGTGCCCTGCGGCGCGCGCGCAATGTCAAAATCGCCCGTCGCAGCGGGTTCGGCACACTCGCCCTGATCCTTTTGTTAGGCGCGCTGATCTGGTGGCTGTTGACCACCTTGGCCGGCCGTGACTTCTTGTTGAATCGCATCAAATGGGTCTTGCCTTCAGGCACCGAGTTCACTTGGCAATCCGCGGAAGGCCCCGCTTCAGGACCGATGACATTGCATGGCGTGCGCGTGACCTATCTCGGCTGTCCGGATGTGGAAGGCAAGCCGGTCAAATATCCGAAATGCACGCAACCACAGGCGACGACGTTCAGTGCCGGAACGATTGTCATTGATCCCGCCATCCAGCCCTTGCTCGGCCGTCGACTGCGCTTGGACGCGATGCGTGTGGCGGATGCGACCTTGGATATTCCGCGTTCAACCAAACCGTTTGAATTGCCGCGTTGGCCGGAATCCTTGCCGTCGATCAAGCCGCCGCTGTCCATTCGCGCAGATCAGGTCGTCATCGATGGTTTGAAAGTCAGTCAAGCCGGCGCGCCCCTGATTGATATCTCGCGGGTGCGTGGCGGCTTGGACGCCCAGGAAGATTATTTGAAGCTCACCGATGTGACGGTGGACAGTGATCGCGGGCGCTTCACGGCCCACGGCGAATACGCACCGCGCGACAACTACCGCACCGATTTCACCGCCAGCGCGTTGATGCCCGCGCCATTGGGCGCAACGCGGCCGGCGATCGGCATGCGTGCCCTGGGCAATCTCAATCAGTTGAATGTGGCGGTGTCGGGCAATGCGCCGGCGCCCACACGCGCGTTGCTGACCGTGAGCGGCGATAGCGCGAATCCGACGTGGCGACTGTCGGCAAACTCGCAGGGTCTGGATCCGGCCTTGTTGCAGGGGCTCAACCGCACGTCCGAACAAATGACCTTCAATGTGTCCGCACGTGGCACCGGCGGAAAGGCCGACATTGATGCGACCCTGCAACGCGGCGACTTCAGTCTGGTGGTGCAGCCGTCCAAAGTGACGCTGGAAGCGCAGCGCCTGTCGTTCGCACCGTTGGTGGTGGACGTGCTCGGCGGTCGGATCACCGCCACCGGCAGCGGTGACTTCAAGGGCGATAACAAGGGTCGCGTATCGTTTGCCGTCAACGCGCGCGGACTGCGGTATGGCGAAGGCGAGAACCGCATTGGTGCAAGTGCCGACCTTGGCATCGCCGGGACCTTGGATACCTGGTCGGCGATCGGCAGCGGGGTGCTGTTTCGCGGCAAACAACGCGCAGACGTCAAGCTCGACGGCATCGGTGACCGCAAGGGCATGCGCATTCAAGCATTGAATGTGGTGATGCCGCAGGGGCGCATGGACGCGACCGGGCGAGTGGATTTCAACCCCGCCTTGAAGTGGGATGCGACAGCGACGTTGGCCGGCCTGGATCCGGGCTACTTCCTGCCGGATTGGCGCGGTGCGATTCGCGGGGACGTGCACAGCACCGGCTCGCGTAATGCGCGCGGCGGATTGGATGTGGCGGTCGACGCCAAGAATCTCGGCGGTCAATTGCGCGGTCGTGCCCTGTCCGGACGCGGCAACGTCCAATTGTCTATGCCGGCGACGGCCAAAGACAGCCTGACTGCCAAAGGGGATGTGGACCTGCGGCTCGGCGGCAGTGCTGTCGTGGCGCGCGGACACATGGCGCAAGACTTGGATGTGGACGCCACCTTGTCGCCGCTCACACTCGATGATGTGATGCCCGGCGCCAAAGGTGATATTCGCGGGCGCCTCCATTTGGGTGGCGCGCGCAGCGCCCCCGATATCGATGCGGATTTGACCGGACGCGGTGTGGCGTTTGGCAGTTATCGCGCCGATGCGTTCACCGCCGTGGGGCGATTGCCGTGGTCGGGTCGACAACGCGGTGATTTGCGCGTGACCGGCAAAGGCATTCGCGCCGGCCTCGCCTTCGATAGCCTGAACGTCCACGCCACCGGTGCGATGGAAGATTTGGTGTTGGAAGGCGACGCACGCGGACCACAAGGCACGATGCAATTTGCCGGCAGCGCACAAAAGCGCGGCACGAATTGGCAGGGGCTGTTGAGCCGACTCGAGCTCGCACCCAGCAAGGGTGCTGCTTGGCGTTTGCAGTCTGCGGCAAGATTCACGCAGTCCGGCAGTCGTTGGCAGATCACGCCCAGTTGTTTTGCATCGACGCAAGGTGGTCGCTTGTGCGTGAATGCCGACTGGCCCAATCGCGGCGTGCATGCGGAAGGGCAGGGCATCACCAGCGCTTTGCTGATGCCGTATATTCCGCGGCGAAAAGACGGCAGCGCCTGGGACATCCATGGCGAGTTCGCCTTGGTGGCGGACGTGCGACCGGTGGGTAACGGTTTCCGCGGTACCGCGCGCATTACCTCACCGCAGGCCGGCATCAACCTCGATCTGAAAAACCGCAAGACCGCGTTCAATTTCAGCAATCTCGATGTTGACGGCAGCTTCGACGGCAACAGTTGGCAAGCTCGGATGAGTGCGGGTTTCAACGGCGACGGCAAATTGGCCGCCAACCTCGCCGCCGGCTATGACATGAACGCACCGTTGTCGGGCTTTGTGGATATCGATACGCGCGACCTGACGCTGATGGAATTGTTGTCGCCTGATATCGTCGATCCCACCGGCCACTTGAGCGGACGCATTCAGTTCGGCGGTCGCTTGGGCGCGCCGGCCATCGGCGGCAATGCGCGCTTGGCCGATTTCCGCGCCGAACTGCCCGCGCTAGGCATTGTGTTGCGCGAGGGCAACCTTCAACTTGGCGCGCAAGCCGATGGCAATGCGCGCATCACCGGCAGCATCAAGAGCGGCGACGGCGTGCTGAAGATTGACGGCACGCTGGGCTGGCGTGGACAAGACACGCCGCTGCAACTCAACGTGCGCGGCAGGAATATTTTGATCTCGGACACGCGCGATCTATACGCGGTGGTGGATCCGGACGTCTTGGTGAAATTCAGCGCGGGACAACCGCTGCAGGTGACCGGTAGCGTCGGCATTCCCGACGCGCGCATCGAGCTTGAGCGATTGTCGAACGGCAAGACCCGATCGAGTGATGTGGTGGTGTTGGATCCGGTCGATCCGAAGGCCGCGGCGAAGACTGCCTTGGACATGAACTTGCTGCTGGTGTTGGGTGACAACGTGAATTTGAAAGGCTTCGGGTTGACCGGCACCTTGGGCGGGCAACTGCGCGTGCGGATGAATCCGGGCGTAGAGACCCTGGCCGCCGGTACGCTCAATGTGGCCGGACGCTATCGCGCCTATGGGCAAAACTTGAAAATCACCCGCGGTCGCTTGGTCTGGTCGAATGATCCGGTGGCGAACCCGTTGTTGGATGTCAGTGCGGAACGCGATGTCGGTGATGTCACCGCGGGGATCAAGGTCACCGGACGTGCCAACAAACCGCAGGCGGAAGTGTGGAGCAACCCGGCCACCAGTCAATCGGACGCGCTGGCCTATCTGACCCTGGGGCGCCCGCTCTCGGGCTTGGATACCGAGGAGGAACGTCAAGTGAGCGCTGCATCAGCGGCATTGACCGCCGGGGGCAGTTTGTTGGCATCGCAGTTGGGCAGCCGGATTGGCTTGGATGATGCCGGTGTCATGCATTCGCGCGCATTGGGTGGCAGCGTGTTGGGCTTTGGCAAATATTTGTCGCCCAAGGTTTATGTCAGCTACGGCGTGTCATTGCTGGGTACCGGGCAGGTGCTGATGCTGCGCTATTTGATCGCGCGCGGCTTTGATATCGAGATCGAAACCAGCAACCGCGAAAGCCGCGGGTCGGTGAACTGGCGCAAGGAAAAATGA
- a CDS encoding autotransporter assembly complex protein TamA encodes MRVRFPHLVALCLILGSTALSAAEINRIEIHGLDDEMTANVREVLSLEDARDKDISDRRLDYLVEVAEAETREALEPFGYYNPVIKVTTSGDRNALAVIIEVDKGEPVRIRGVNLAISGDGSDDRYLREELENFEPRKGEVMDHEVYEGSKAFITRRLAERGYFDAAFEAHRVEVTRAQNAADIDLRWNSGDRYNMGPVTFEQTPEEIIYPRILEKLIYWNQGEYYHQGRIDRLRRSLTMLDYFSTIDIEPHPDQAVGDREVPVTVKLKPAKRSIYTLGVSYGTLDGPGFNAGVERRYLNKRGHKAAAYIDYGKRRKTATLQYRIPAFKWLDGWYTIGAQYSDEQTDYIDSRRVEAVFSRSGEINRNLTATASLHFLRERWSYSLLDDAAPGKVYEYASLYYPQIRVDYVNVDDRLYPRRGWGVGLTARGGAVRGQGAFGQLQMRGQWFKGIGDSDRLIVRGELGRSFHADTAVIPPSLRFYAGGDRSIRGYNWREVGPRLIDATGKKRYALGADNLFTTSVEYEHYFRPQWGVAAFVDSGSAFNGKTPDWHTGVGVGVRWRSPVGPVRIDIARGLNTPDSAFTLHFNIGADL; translated from the coding sequence ATGCGTGTTCGCTTCCCACACCTTGTAGCGCTTTGCCTGATCCTCGGCTCGACCGCGTTGTCGGCCGCGGAGATCAACCGGATTGAGATCCACGGCCTCGACGACGAGATGACCGCCAATGTGCGCGAAGTTCTGTCGCTGGAAGACGCGCGTGACAAAGACATTTCCGATCGTCGCTTGGACTATCTGGTCGAAGTTGCCGAAGCGGAAACGCGCGAGGCATTGGAGCCGTTCGGTTACTACAACCCGGTCATCAAGGTCACCACCTCCGGTGATCGCAACGCCTTGGCCGTGATCATCGAAGTGGACAAAGGCGAGCCGGTCCGCATCCGCGGGGTCAATCTGGCCATCAGCGGCGATGGCAGTGACGATCGTTATTTGCGCGAAGAGTTGGAGAACTTCGAGCCGCGCAAAGGTGAAGTGATGGACCACGAAGTGTATGAGGGCAGCAAGGCCTTCATCACCCGGCGATTGGCCGAGCGCGGCTATTTCGACGCCGCATTTGAAGCCCATCGGGTGGAAGTGACCCGCGCACAAAATGCCGCCGACATCGATCTACGTTGGAACAGTGGCGATCGCTACAACATGGGACCGGTCACCTTCGAGCAGACGCCGGAAGAAATCATCTATCCGCGCATCTTGGAAAAACTGATCTATTGGAACCAGGGCGAGTACTACCACCAAGGGCGTATCGATCGCCTGCGCCGCTCACTCACCATGCTCGATTACTTCAGCACGATCGACATCGAACCCCACCCGGATCAAGCCGTCGGCGACCGCGAAGTGCCGGTGACTGTGAAGTTGAAGCCCGCCAAGCGCAGCATTTACACCCTGGGTGTGAGCTACGGCACCCTCGACGGACCGGGTTTCAACGCCGGGGTCGAACGCCGGTATTTGAACAAGCGCGGACACAAGGCAGCCGCTTACATCGATTACGGCAAGCGCCGCAAGACGGCGACACTGCAATACCGCATTCCGGCCTTCAAGTGGTTGGATGGCTGGTACACCATCGGCGCGCAGTACTCCGACGAGCAAACCGATTACATCGATTCGCGCCGCGTCGAAGCCGTCTTCAGCCGAAGCGGTGAAATCAATCGCAACCTGACCGCCACCGCTTCGCTTCACTTCCTGCGCGAGCGTTGGAGTTACTCCCTTTTGGACGATGCCGCTCCCGGTAAGGTCTACGAATACGCCAGTTTGTACTACCCGCAGATTCGCGTGGATTACGTGAATGTCGATGACCGCTTGTATCCGCGTCGTGGTTGGGGCGTCGGGCTCACGGCACGCGGCGGCGCGGTTCGCGGACAAGGCGCGTTCGGGCAATTGCAAATGCGCGGCCAGTGGTTCAAAGGCATCGGTGACAGCGACCGTTTGATTGTGCGGGGTGAATTGGGTCGGAGTTTCCATGCCGACACCGCAGTGATTCCGCCGTCCTTGCGCTTCTATGCCGGCGGAGATCGCAGCATTCGCGGTTACAACTGGCGTGAGGTCGGGCCGCGTTTGATCGACGCCACCGGCAAGAAGCGCTATGCCTTGGGTGCCGACAACTTGTTCACGACAAGCGTTGAATACGAGCACTATTTCCGTCCGCAGTGGGGTGTGGCGGCTTTTGTGGACTCCGGCAGTGCCTTCAACGGCAAGACGCCGGATTGGCATACCGGTGTGGGCGTCGGTGTGCGCTGGCGTTCGCCGGTGGGGCCGGTGCGCATCGATATCGCGCGCGGGTTGAACACGCCCGATTCCGCTTTCACCCTGCACTTCAATATCGGCGCTGATCTGTGA
- a CDS encoding ABC transporter permease, whose amino-acid sequence MSHPNLVALGTIARREVSRILRIWSQTLVPPAITMTLYFLIFGGLIGRQIGQMDGVNYMAFIVPGLVMMSVIQNSYGNISSSFFGAKFGRYIEELQVSPMPNWVILGGYIAGALLRGLMVGAIVMCIALLFTRLHVPHPFITLASVFLGAVIFSLAGFINAVFAKKFDDVAIVPTFILTPLTYLGGVFYSVKLLPEWAQTLTHLNPIFYMVNAFRYGLLGVSDVPLWTSFALMLAFVVVLASIALWLMKRGTGMRS is encoded by the coding sequence ATGAGCCATCCGAATCTAGTCGCATTGGGCACCATCGCCCGTCGCGAAGTCAGCCGCATCCTGCGGATCTGGAGCCAGACATTGGTTCCGCCGGCGATCACCATGACCTTGTACTTCCTGATCTTCGGCGGCTTGATCGGCCGTCAGATCGGTCAGATGGACGGCGTGAACTACATGGCCTTCATCGTGCCGGGTCTGGTGATGATGAGCGTCATCCAAAACAGTTACGGCAACATCAGTTCGAGTTTCTTCGGCGCGAAGTTCGGCCGTTACATCGAAGAGTTGCAAGTCAGTCCGATGCCCAATTGGGTGATCCTGGGCGGGTATATCGCCGGCGCTTTGTTGCGCGGTCTGATGGTGGGCGCGATTGTCATGTGCATCGCGCTGTTGTTCACGCGCTTGCACGTGCCGCATCCCTTCATCACCTTGGCCTCGGTCTTCCTCGGCGCGGTCATCTTCTCTTTGGCCGGATTCATCAACGCGGTATTCGCGAAGAAGTTTGATGACGTCGCCATCGTCCCGACCTTCATCCTGACCCCGCTGACTTACCTCGGCGGCGTGTTCTATTCGGTCAAGCTGTTGCCGGAATGGGCGCAAACCCTGACCCATTTGAATCCGATTTTCTACATGGTGAATGCGTTCCGCTACGGCCTGTTGGGCGTCAGCGATGTGCCCTTGTGGACGTCATTCGCATTGATGTTGGCCTTCGTTGTCGTGCTTGCCAGCATTGCGTTGTGGTTGATGAAGCGCGGCACCGGCATGCGAAGCTGA